Proteins from one Deinococcus radiopugnans ATCC 19172 genomic window:
- a CDS encoding alpha-amylase family glycosyl hydrolase, giving the protein MTLDAHHDHTPAYTERLGTPTGQSVRVRLRTTLPVESVGLRFVRVGEIELAEAHEIPGLAGDSQSGQVEGRWFEATLPIHDARVRYAWQLNLPDDHLNLTALGLHHTRRGFRNWFQYLAGYVAPEWAWKCVFYQIFPDRFRNGDPGNDVQTGEYIYAGRVVEHVPWDRAVDAWGDIHGHYGGDLNGITQALPYLTDLGVNALWLTPIFVSPSNHRYDITDYRHVDPHLGGDAAWDELAQQADEAGVRIVLDGVFNHMGNENALFQAALADETSPQRTLFSWRDEPGKPPYHAFFDVPTLPKIDYRNDYAAQEFLNGEQSVVRHWLRRGASGWRLDVAHMIGAGGTDEDNLPLHRALKRAAREERPDAYVFGERFYDPEHALDGTGEDASMNYHGFGLPVVQWIAGATYYGEPSRLDGTELTEILWDAYHALPPQVALSMFNLLESHDIGRAMFRVGNDRTKFLAAYTLLMGYAGVPCTYYGSEVGVTQSRPGNMPWCREPMPWDEAKWDTELRERVRALIHLRRQTHVLQEGSLRFLHAEADAIAFLREYTYRDGRTERAVVIASRRGEAHPVRLTLPVGEWRDGLSGEPLQGGEVTLNAAGGRILLQG; this is encoded by the coding sequence ATGACGCTGGACGCCCACCACGACCACACTCCTGCCTACACCGAACGCCTGGGCACCCCCACAGGCCAGAGCGTCCGCGTGCGCCTGCGAACCACCCTGCCCGTCGAGTCCGTGGGCCTGCGCTTCGTGCGCGTGGGCGAGATCGAGCTGGCCGAGGCGCACGAGATTCCAGGGCTGGCAGGTGACTCGCAGAGCGGCCAGGTAGAGGGCCGCTGGTTCGAGGCCACGCTGCCCATCCACGACGCGCGGGTGCGCTACGCGTGGCAGCTGAACCTGCCGGACGACCACCTGAACCTGACCGCGCTGGGCCTGCACCACACCCGCCGGGGCTTTCGCAACTGGTTTCAGTACCTGGCCGGGTACGTGGCCCCCGAATGGGCCTGGAAGTGCGTCTTCTACCAGATTTTCCCCGACCGCTTCCGCAACGGCGATCCGGGCAACGACGTGCAAACGGGCGAATACATCTACGCGGGCCGCGTGGTGGAGCACGTGCCGTGGGACAGGGCGGTGGACGCCTGGGGAGATATCCACGGGCATTACGGCGGCGACTTGAATGGGATTACGCAGGCCCTTCCCTACCTGACCGATCTGGGCGTCAACGCACTGTGGCTCACGCCGATCTTCGTCTCGCCCAGCAACCACCGCTACGACATCACCGATTACCGCCACGTCGACCCGCACTTGGGCGGCGACGCGGCCTGGGACGAACTGGCGCAGCAGGCTGATGAGGCAGGCGTCCGCATCGTGCTGGACGGCGTGTTTAATCACATGGGCAACGAGAACGCACTGTTTCAGGCGGCGCTGGCCGACGAGACCTCACCGCAGCGCACCCTCTTCAGCTGGCGCGACGAGCCGGGCAAACCGCCCTACCACGCGTTTTTCGACGTGCCGACACTGCCCAAGATCGACTACCGCAACGATTACGCGGCGCAGGAATTCCTGAACGGCGAACAGAGCGTGGTGCGCCACTGGTTGCGGCGCGGGGCCTCCGGCTGGCGGCTGGACGTGGCGCACATGATCGGCGCGGGCGGCACCGACGAGGACAACCTGCCGCTGCACCGCGCCCTGAAACGCGCCGCCCGCGAGGAACGCCCCGACGCCTACGTCTTCGGCGAACGCTTCTACGACCCCGAACACGCGCTGGACGGCACCGGCGAGGACGCCAGCATGAACTACCATGGCTTCGGCCTGCCGGTGGTGCAGTGGATTGCGGGCGCGACGTATTACGGCGAACCCAGCCGCCTGGACGGCACCGAACTGACCGAGATCCTGTGGGACGCCTACCACGCGCTGCCGCCACAGGTGGCGCTGAGCATGTTCAACCTGCTCGAATCCCACGACATCGGGCGGGCGATGTTCCGCGTCGGCAATGACCGCACCAAATTCCTGGCCGCCTACACGCTGCTGATGGGCTACGCGGGCGTGCCGTGTACGTATTACGGTTCAGAGGTGGGCGTCACCCAGAGCCGCCCCGGCAACATGCCGTGGTGCCGCGAGCCGATGCCGTGGGACGAGGCGAAGTGGGACACCGAACTGCGTGAGAGGGTGCGGGCGCTGATCCACCTGCGCCGCCAGACCCACGTCCTGCAGGAGGGTTCGCTGCGCTTCCTGCACGCAGAGGCCGACGCCATCGCCTTTCTGCGCGAGTACACATATAGAGATGGACGGACGGAGCGGGCCGTGGTGATCGCCAGCCGCCGGGGCGAGGCGCATCCAGTCCGCCTGACCCTGCCGGTGGGCGAGTGGCGGGACGGCCTGAGCGGCGAACCGCTGCAAGGCGGTGAGGTCACGCTGAACGCGGCGGGCGGGCGGATTCTGCTTCAGGGCTGA
- a CDS encoding ABC transporter substrate-binding protein, giving the protein MRTFTRKTALFTLALTLATAASAQDTIKVGAITSVTGRFAEFGKMQLAGFKVGVAEVNKKGGVLGKKLELIIEDNASDVNKGLAAAERLVNAGVPLVLNEYSSSLVKAQAQYLARQKVPNLVITSSGDDITKPGSDYIFRLNQPASAYAQVILDLFKANKFKSMAIIAGTGSFEKSVADAANRIAKEYGITVVEDQRYDKGLTDFRPVLNRIKAKNPDGILMVSYAEDSVALMRQAREVGVKPRLFAGGAAGFALPDFIKDSGAAAENVVTATAWIPQLRYAGTQKLNVDLKKALGGEDPSYHAAQAYAGVLTAAAAINKAGSTDREKVRAALGTVNLQTAFGPIQFKDYDGFKNQNPLEMVAQQVQKGAFVPVYPKSVIPRALTFERK; this is encoded by the coding sequence ATGCGTACATTCACTAGAAAGACCGCCCTCTTTACCCTCGCCCTCACCCTGGCGACGGCCGCCAGCGCGCAGGACACCATCAAGGTGGGCGCGATCACCTCGGTGACCGGGCGTTTCGCCGAGTTCGGCAAGATGCAGCTGGCGGGGTTCAAGGTGGGCGTCGCCGAGGTCAACAAAAAGGGCGGCGTGCTGGGCAAGAAGCTGGAACTGATCATCGAGGACAACGCCAGCGACGTGAACAAGGGGCTGGCGGCTGCCGAGCGGCTGGTCAACGCGGGCGTGCCGCTGGTGCTCAACGAGTATTCCTCCAGCCTGGTCAAGGCGCAGGCGCAGTACCTGGCCCGCCAGAAGGTGCCCAATCTGGTGATCACCTCCAGCGGCGACGACATCACCAAGCCGGGCAGCGACTACATCTTCCGCCTGAACCAGCCGGCCAGCGCCTACGCCCAGGTCATCCTGGATCTGTTCAAGGCCAACAAGTTCAAGAGCATGGCGATCATCGCCGGAACAGGGTCGTTCGAGAAGAGCGTGGCCGACGCCGCCAACCGTATCGCCAAGGAATACGGCATCACGGTGGTGGAAGACCAGCGCTACGACAAGGGCCTGACCGATTTCCGCCCGGTGCTGAACCGCATTAAAGCCAAGAACCCCGACGGCATCCTGATGGTCAGCTACGCCGAGGACAGCGTGGCCCTGATGCGGCAGGCCCGCGAGGTGGGCGTCAAACCGCGCCTGTTCGCCGGGGGCGCCGCCGGGTTCGCGCTGCCCGATTTCATCAAGGACAGTGGCGCCGCCGCCGAGAACGTCGTGACCGCCACCGCCTGGATTCCGCAGCTGCGCTACGCCGGAACGCAGAAGCTGAACGTGGATCTCAAGAAGGCGCTGGGCGGGGAAGACCCCAGCTACCACGCGGCGCAGGCCTACGCGGGCGTGCTGACCGCCGCCGCCGCCATCAACAAGGCGGGCAGCACTGACCGCGAGAAGGTGAGAGCCGCGCTGGGCACGGTCAACCTTCAGACCGCCTTCGGCCCGATCCAGTTCAAGGACTACGACGGCTTCAAGAACCAGAACCCGCTGGAAATGGTGGCGCAGCAGGTGCAGAAGGGCGCGTTCGTGCCGGTGTATCCCAAGTCGGTCATCCCGCGCGCCTTGACCTTCGAGCGCAAATAA
- a CDS encoding ABC transporter ATP-binding protein, with protein sequence MTAPSLAKLADQPVHAPSGPPILKAENITVRFGGVVAVKDISLAVRPGEILGLIGPNGAGKTTLFNALTGFVTPSSGRVTYNGRDITAMPPQARAKLGMARTFQVERPFEDLSVLENVLVAAFLKYRGGKAEDHAYGVLERVGLADRATQPASQLNLARRRRLELAKVLALEPKVLFLDESIAGLNPPGQQEMVALIRTLAQSGLAIVMVEHIMHVIMSLSDHVICMAFGELLAEGDPHAVAAHPDVIRAYLGDDNE encoded by the coding sequence ATGACGGCACCGTCTCTGGCGAAGCTCGCAGATCAGCCGGTTCACGCCCCCTCCGGCCCGCCGATTTTGAAGGCCGAGAACATCACCGTGCGTTTCGGCGGCGTGGTGGCCGTGAAGGACATCTCGCTGGCAGTGCGCCCCGGCGAGATTCTGGGGCTGATCGGGCCGAACGGGGCGGGGAAGACCACCCTCTTCAACGCGCTGACCGGCTTCGTGACGCCCAGCAGCGGGCGCGTCACCTACAACGGGCGTGACATCACCGCCATGCCGCCGCAGGCCCGCGCCAAACTGGGCATGGCCCGCACCTTTCAGGTGGAACGCCCTTTTGAAGACCTGAGCGTCCTGGAAAATGTGTTGGTGGCGGCGTTTCTGAAGTACCGGGGGGGCAAGGCTGAGGATCATGCCTACGGGGTGCTGGAGCGGGTGGGGCTGGCAGACCGCGCCACGCAGCCCGCCTCGCAACTGAACCTCGCCCGCCGCCGCCGCCTGGAACTGGCGAAGGTGCTGGCGCTGGAGCCGAAAGTCCTGTTTCTGGACGAGAGCATCGCGGGCCTGAACCCGCCGGGACAGCAGGAGATGGTGGCGCTGATCCGCACCCTGGCGCAGTCCGGCCTCGCCATCGTGATGGTGGAACACATCATGCACGTGATCATGAGCCTGTCGGATCACGTGATCTGCATGGCCTTCGGCGAACTGCTGGCCGAGGGCGATCCGCACGCGGTGGCCGCGCACCCGGACGTGATCCGGGCGTATCTGGGGGACGACAATGAATGA
- a CDS encoding MBL fold metallo-hydrolase — protein MSRPVQDLPPLRHAQFGVINSYLVPEADGFTLIDAGVSGLERHVQAVVNRTGRTLRRVVMTHTHPDHIGSVDALKEAFPDLEVLVGAGDAEQMARHGVRATPARLLRGGDSIGSLRVLDTPGHSPGHLAFFDERDGTLYAGDTFVGIPSLRVASVVNALFPLPSIGTEDLARTVRSARELLDVPARFLAPGHGRVLREPLPAMRRAVERAENNTPPHPLMLRLAAAISRRSGIPAELADVGRWPTK, from the coding sequence ATGAGCCGTCCAGTTCAAGACCTGCCGCCCCTCCGCCACGCCCAGTTCGGAGTGATCAATTCGTATCTGGTGCCGGAGGCAGACGGCTTCACCCTGATCGACGCGGGGGTGTCGGGTCTGGAGCGGCACGTCCAGGCCGTGGTGAACCGTACTGGCAGAACGCTGCGGCGCGTGGTGATGACGCACACCCACCCGGATCACATTGGCAGCGTGGACGCGCTGAAAGAGGCATTCCCTGATCTGGAAGTCCTGGTGGGCGCGGGCGACGCCGAACAGATGGCCCGTCACGGCGTCCGCGCCACGCCTGCGAGGTTATTGCGCGGCGGCGACAGCATAGGCAGCCTGCGCGTGCTGGACACGCCCGGACACTCGCCGGGGCATCTGGCCTTCTTCGACGAGCGTGACGGCACGCTGTACGCGGGCGACACTTTCGTGGGCATTCCGAGCCTGCGGGTGGCCAGCGTCGTGAACGCACTGTTTCCGCTGCCCTCCATCGGCACGGAGGATCTGGCCCGGACGGTTCGCAGCGCGCGGGAGCTGCTGGATGTTCCCGCGCGTTTTCTGGCCCCTGGACATGGCCGGGTGCTGCGGGAGCCGCTGCCCGCCATGCGCCGCGCCGTGGAACGGGCCGAGAACAATACCCCGCCCCATCCTCTGATGCTTCGGCTGGCCGCCGCGATCAGCCGCCGCTCTGGCATTCCCGCCGAACTGGCGGACGTGGGGCGCTGGCCCACAAAATAG
- a CDS encoding NADH-quinone oxidoreductase subunit 15 has translation MAHASDSALYTQWIELLGWLEAGAAARGLTFEKVADFPDYIYRMERPYDLPTTVMSVSVGVAGQPLIVAAVSPRHTDLKAVSLRLMGGSKHWHLHAGQHGLVEGKRPFTEERLDMLLDGALRGVA, from the coding sequence ATGGCACACGCATCCGATTCGGCGCTGTATACGCAGTGGATAGAGTTGCTCGGCTGGCTGGAGGCCGGAGCCGCCGCGCGCGGGCTGACCTTCGAGAAGGTGGCCGACTTCCCCGACTACATCTACCGCATGGAGCGTCCCTATGACCTGCCCACCACTGTAATGAGCGTCAGCGTGGGCGTCGCCGGACAGCCGCTGATCGTGGCCGCCGTCAGCCCCCGCCACACGGATCTGAAAGCCGTCAGCCTGCGCCTGATGGGCGGCAGCAAGCACTGGCACCTGCACGCTGGGCAGCACGGTCTGGTGGAGGGCAAACGCCCCTTCACCGAGGAGCGGCTGGACATGCTGCTGGACGGGGCGTTACGGGGCGTGGCCTGA
- a CDS encoding branched-chain amino acid ABC transporter permease: protein MTAVTPTTTSRPRALTFGNVWLSVILVAILFIYPFVFGKTLNFGISTLLFAGFAMSWNILGGWAGQTSLGHAALLGIGAYAMTLLATPERLPPFLSSPLAPWWGALVGMVIAVAVAAVWGWLTFRLQGSYFALSTIAVALVIRLIAINSNWTGGAEGLFMPDLPRPFGLDLFDRNVEYWLAFAFVVLTLVITHFIRRSRMGYALQAVREDEDGARALGIDPARMKLLAFMLSAALMALGGSLYALYLQAFEPHTILELPLSIQIALLAIIGGRTTIQGPLIGALVLSIFGEVFRNVFSSANLLIYGVLILLVTLFAPNGIMGLFQRAGSKLGTAR, encoded by the coding sequence ATGACGGCCGTGACCCCCACAACCACCTCCCGCCCCCGCGCCCTCACCTTCGGCAACGTGTGGCTGAGTGTCATTCTCGTCGCCATTCTGTTCATCTACCCGTTCGTCTTCGGCAAAACCCTGAACTTTGGCATTTCCACGCTGCTGTTCGCGGGCTTTGCCATGAGCTGGAACATTCTGGGCGGTTGGGCGGGGCAGACCAGCCTGGGCCACGCCGCGCTGCTGGGCATCGGGGCGTACGCCATGACGCTGCTGGCGACGCCGGAGCGGTTGCCGCCCTTCCTGTCCTCGCCGCTGGCGCCGTGGTGGGGGGCGCTGGTGGGCATGGTGATCGCCGTGGCGGTGGCGGCGGTGTGGGGCTGGCTGACCTTCCGACTCCAGGGATCGTATTTCGCGCTGTCCACCATCGCGGTGGCGCTGGTCATTCGCCTGATCGCCATCAATTCCAACTGGACGGGCGGCGCGGAGGGGCTGTTCATGCCCGATCTCCCGCGTCCGTTCGGCCTGGATCTGTTTGACCGCAACGTGGAGTACTGGCTGGCCTTCGCCTTCGTGGTGCTGACGCTGGTGATCACACATTTTATTCGCCGTTCCCGCATGGGCTACGCGCTTCAGGCGGTGCGCGAGGATGAGGACGGGGCGCGGGCGCTCGGGATAGACCCGGCGCGCATGAAGCTGCTGGCGTTCATGCTCAGCGCCGCGCTGATGGCGCTGGGCGGCAGCCTGTACGCGCTGTACCTGCAAGCCTTCGAGCCGCACACCATTCTGGAACTGCCGCTGAGCATTCAGATCGCGCTGCTGGCGATCATCGGCGGGCGCACCACCATCCAGGGGCCGCTGATCGGGGCGCTGGTGCTGAGCATCTTCGGCGAGGTCTTCCGCAACGTGTTCAGCAGCGCCAACCTGCTGATCTACGGCGTGCTGATCCTGCTGGTGACGCTGTTCGCGCCCAACGGCATCATGGGCCTGTTTCAGAGGGCAGGCAGCAAGCTGGGGACGGCCAGATGA
- a CDS encoding ABC transporter substrate-binding protein, with product MRPIQTLTALALLSFSLASAQSTIKIGAVTSLSGRFATFGAMQQAGFKVAIDELNAKGGVNGQKLELLLEDDASDTNKALNAAEKLVNAKVPVVIGAYSSGVTKPLSQYMARVKVPLLVATAIDETITKPGNPYTFRVNNQSSVYTRSLINELKKIGGMKTAVVLTSNDAFGKSVLTDAGKLLPAAGFTVLSKDTYDKGLTDFRPLLNRYKGQNPDVVIFASYEEDAVALAKQVKETGLAPRVIAGIATGFALPDFLKGAGSTAENFLVTMVWNADVKYPGAGSLYTRLKTALGGEEPSQHAAQSYAAVLAAADAIKRGGTDPEKVRAALESTKLNTAFGPVTFRDYAGYQNQNSVVGLITQVQGGKFVTIGPASAATGKVILPKK from the coding sequence ATGCGCCCCATCCAGACCCTGACCGCTTTAGCTCTCCTCTCCTTCTCGCTGGCCTCCGCGCAGAGCACCATCAAGATCGGGGCCGTCACCAGCCTGTCGGGGCGCTTTGCCACCTTCGGGGCCATGCAGCAGGCGGGCTTCAAGGTGGCCATTGACGAACTCAACGCCAAGGGTGGCGTGAACGGGCAGAAACTTGAACTGCTGCTGGAAGACGATGCCAGCGACACCAACAAGGCGCTGAACGCCGCCGAAAAACTGGTCAATGCGAAGGTGCCGGTGGTCATCGGCGCGTACAGCAGCGGGGTCACCAAGCCGCTGTCGCAGTACATGGCGCGGGTCAAGGTGCCGCTGCTGGTCGCCACGGCCATTGACGAAACCATCACCAAGCCGGGCAACCCGTACACCTTCCGGGTCAACAACCAGAGCAGCGTCTACACCCGCAGCCTGATCAACGAGCTGAAAAAGATAGGCGGGATGAAGACGGCGGTGGTGCTGACCAGCAACGACGCTTTCGGCAAGAGCGTGCTGACCGACGCTGGCAAGTTGCTGCCCGCCGCCGGCTTCACCGTGCTGAGCAAGGACACCTACGACAAGGGCCTGACCGACTTCCGCCCGCTGCTGAACCGCTACAAGGGCCAGAATCCCGACGTGGTGATCTTCGCCAGCTACGAAGAAGACGCGGTGGCCCTCGCCAAGCAGGTCAAAGAGACCGGGCTGGCGCCCAGGGTGATTGCCGGCATTGCCACCGGCTTTGCCCTGCCCGACTTCCTGAAGGGCGCGGGCAGCACCGCCGAGAACTTCCTGGTCACGATGGTCTGGAACGCCGACGTGAAGTATCCCGGCGCGGGCAGCCTGTACACCCGCCTGAAAACCGCGCTGGGCGGCGAGGAACCCTCTCAGCACGCCGCCCAGAGTTACGCGGCGGTGCTGGCCGCCGCCGACGCCATCAAGCGCGGCGGCACCGATCCCGAGAAGGTGCGGGCAGCCCTGGAAAGCACCAAATTGAATACCGCCTTCGGTCCCGTCACCTTCCGCGACTACGCGGGCTACCAGAACCAGAACAGCGTCGTGGGCCTGATCACGCAGGTGCAGGGCGGCAAATTCGTGACCATCGGGCCGGCCAGCGCGGCGACGGGCAAGGTCATCCTGCCTAAGAAGTAG
- a CDS encoding ABC transporter ATP-binding protein: MNDVDGSRWMVDGNRGGPLPSINHPPSTIHPHERVLEADTLEVAYGQVQVVFGVSLHVDKGELVGLVGGNGSGKSTILRVLSGMLRARAGTATYRGQNLNAVPPHRITDMGVAHVPMGRQLFGQMTVEENLIMGAYLPRTKKNRAENLQKVYDFFPRLTEKRRSPAAALSGGEQQMVAIGRALMSEPEVLLMDEPSLGLAPLVVSEVMRVIGSLRELGLTVLLVEQNVRQVLKVTDRTYVLELGRLVKEGPSKDLMGDPEIIKAYLGV; the protein is encoded by the coding sequence ATGAATGATGTTGATGGAAGCCGGTGGATGGTGGATGGAAATAGAGGAGGGCCGCTCCCCTCCATCAACCATCCACCATCCACCATCCACCCCCATGAACGCGTGCTGGAGGCCGATACCCTGGAAGTGGCTTACGGACAGGTGCAGGTGGTGTTCGGCGTGTCGCTGCACGTGGACAAGGGCGAACTCGTCGGGCTGGTGGGCGGCAACGGCAGCGGCAAAAGCACCATTTTGCGCGTGCTGTCGGGGATGCTGAGGGCGCGGGCGGGCACGGCCACGTACCGGGGGCAGAACCTGAACGCCGTGCCGCCGCACCGCATCACCGACATGGGCGTGGCGCATGTGCCGATGGGCCGCCAACTGTTCGGGCAGATGACCGTCGAGGAAAACCTGATCATGGGCGCGTACCTGCCGCGCACCAAGAAAAACCGCGCCGAGAACCTGCAAAAGGTCTACGACTTCTTTCCGCGCCTCACCGAGAAACGCCGCTCTCCCGCCGCCGCCCTGTCCGGCGGGGAACAGCAGATGGTGGCGATTGGCCGCGCGCTGATGAGCGAACCCGAAGTGCTGCTGATGGACGAGCCGTCGCTGGGCCTGGCCCCGCTGGTGGTCTCGGAAGTGATGCGCGTGATCGGCAGCCTGCGCGAACTGGGATTGACCGTGTTGCTGGTAGAACAGAACGTGCGGCAGGTCTTGAAGGTCACAGACCGGACGTACGTGCTGGAGCTGGGCCGTCTGGTCAAGGAGGGGCCGAGCAAGGACTTGATGGGTGATCCAGAGATCATCAAGGCGTACCTGGGCGTCTGA
- a CDS encoding adenylate kinase encodes MRRIIVIGTTGSGKTTLARAIACRLRLPHGEQDAWNHLAGWQEAPLPQFRAAVDTLTAQPGWVMDGNYSKARDIGWARADTLVWLDYPAQVVFWRVLTRTLRRVVGRQELWNGNRETWRGAVQADAPLRWLFRTHWRRRRELPEQAVEYPHLTLIRLRSPREAQRWLERLSPEAESARPPRSA; translated from the coding sequence ATGCGGCGAATCATCGTGATCGGCACCACCGGCAGCGGCAAAACCACCCTGGCGCGGGCCATCGCGTGCAGGCTGAGGCTGCCGCACGGCGAGCAGGACGCCTGGAACCACCTGGCCGGCTGGCAGGAGGCGCCGCTGCCCCAGTTCCGCGCGGCGGTGGACACCTTGACCGCGCAGCCCGGCTGGGTGATGGACGGCAATTACAGCAAGGCGCGCGACATCGGCTGGGCGCGGGCCGATACGCTGGTGTGGCTGGACTACCCCGCACAGGTGGTGTTCTGGCGGGTGCTGACGCGCACGCTGCGGCGCGTCGTCGGCAGGCAGGAACTGTGGAACGGCAACCGCGAAACGTGGCGGGGGGCGGTGCAGGCCGACGCGCCGCTGCGCTGGCTGTTCAGGACGCACTGGCGCCGGCGGCGGGAGTTGCCGGAGCAGGCCGTCGAATACCCGCACCTGACCCTGATCCGGCTGCGCTCCCCGCGCGAGGCGCAGCGCTGGCTAGAGCGCCTCAGCCCTGAAGCAGAATCCGCCCGCCCGCCGCGTTCAGCGTGA
- the paaD gene encoding 1,2-phenylacetyl-CoA epoxidase subunit PaaD: MTAPHPPLTPQAVWAALDTVPDPEIPVVSVTDMGMVRDVQIGEGGAVTVTFTPTFSGCPALHVIRDSIGQAVRDLGASAVEVRSTLTPPWTTDWIKDDARERLRQYGIAPPAPAEDGLIQLQADATRCPRCGSFDVRMTGSFGPTLCKRLYVCDACKEPFEGFKSV; the protein is encoded by the coding sequence ATGACCGCCCCACACCCCCCACTGACCCCGCAAGCCGTCTGGGCCGCGCTGGACACCGTGCCAGACCCCGAGATTCCCGTCGTGTCCGTCACCGACATGGGCATGGTGCGTGACGTGCAGATCGGGGAAGGCGGCGCGGTCACGGTGACCTTCACGCCCACCTTCAGCGGTTGCCCCGCGCTGCACGTCATTCGCGACAGTATTGGGCAGGCGGTGCGCGATCTGGGGGCCTCCGCCGTGGAGGTCAGAAGCACGCTGACGCCGCCGTGGACGACCGACTGGATCAAGGACGACGCCCGCGAACGCCTGCGCCAGTACGGCATTGCCCCGCCCGCTCCCGCCGAGGACGGCCTGATTCAGCTGCAGGCCGACGCCACCCGTTGCCCCCGCTGCGGCAGCTTCGACGTGCGGATGACCGGCAGCTTCGGCCCGACGCTGTGCAAGCGGCTCTACGTCTGCGACGCCTGTAAGGAGCCCTTCGAGGGCTTTAAGAGCGTCTAG
- a CDS encoding GntR family transcriptional regulator, translating to MQPIASARVVDVVRDQLRSAILAGELAPGSRLSVPELARQLGVSRSPVREAVLLLVGEGLAVEQSRRGVEVARLELSDVLELYELRIALESVAARSAAERMSGSDLAALRGVLDAQGAAAVGDASSFRELDLRFHEIVTQTCGNARLARHAAMLAREMRLARPLMVGEPWHLRQSHEEHRTIERALRQRDGPAAENAMREHLSRVSQSVRNRHSPKP from the coding sequence TTGCAACCGATTGCCAGCGCCCGTGTCGTGGACGTGGTGCGTGACCAGCTGCGTTCCGCCATTCTGGCCGGGGAACTCGCCCCAGGGTCACGCCTGAGCGTGCCGGAACTTGCCCGCCAGCTGGGCGTCAGCCGTTCGCCGGTGCGTGAGGCGGTGCTGCTGCTGGTGGGCGAGGGACTGGCGGTGGAGCAGTCGCGCCGGGGCGTGGAGGTGGCGCGGCTGGAGCTGAGCGATGTGCTGGAACTGTACGAGCTGCGGATCGCGCTGGAAAGCGTGGCCGCCCGCAGCGCCGCCGAACGCATGAGCGGCAGCGATCTGGCGGCGCTGCGCGGCGTGCTGGACGCCCAGGGCGCGGCGGCGGTGGGCGACGCCAGCAGCTTCCGCGAGCTGGATCTGCGCTTTCACGAGATCGTGACCCAGACCTGCGGCAACGCCCGGCTGGCCCGCCATGCGGCCATGCTGGCCCGCGAGATGCGGCTGGCCCGGCCGCTGATGGTGGGCGAGCCGTGGCATCTACGCCAGAGCCACGAGGAGCACCGCACCATCGAGCGTGCCCTGCGCCAGCGCGACGGCCCCGCCGCCGAGAACGCCATGCGCGAACACCTGAGCCGCGTGTCCCAGAGCGTGCGAAACCGACACAGCCCCAAGCCCTGA
- a CDS encoding branched-chain amino acid ABC transporter permease — translation MDGVAVTAFFQTLVQGLLTGGLYALIGTGLSLIFGVMKIINFAHGDFLAIGMFITLALFKAFNLDPYLSLLVAAPLGFGLGYVIQRFVLARLGDRLGEGSLLATLGLGLIISNTLLLGFGAQPQSINVPYAINTFKFGGVQVSVSLLIAGIGTVLAISALNLVLYRTELGRAIRATAQNPLGAELQGVKTANIQAIVFGLGVSFAAIAGVLLMPLLYTFPTVGENYVTKAFIVTVLGGLGNLPGAVVGGLVLGVIESMGAFYISNNYRDAYGLIVFLLVLLLRPEGLFGKTVKRV, via the coding sequence ATGGATGGAGTCGCCGTCACGGCGTTTTTTCAAACCCTGGTGCAGGGCCTGCTGACCGGGGGGCTGTACGCCCTGATCGGCACCGGCCTGAGCCTGATCTTCGGCGTCATGAAGATCATCAACTTCGCGCACGGCGACTTTCTGGCGATTGGCATGTTCATCACGCTGGCGCTGTTCAAGGCCTTCAACCTCGATCCGTACCTGAGCCTGCTGGTGGCCGCGCCGCTGGGCTTCGGCCTGGGCTACGTGATCCAGCGCTTCGTGCTGGCGCGGCTGGGTGACCGGCTGGGCGAGGGCAGCCTGCTCGCCACGCTGGGGCTGGGACTGATCATCAGCAACACGCTGCTGCTGGGCTTCGGCGCGCAGCCGCAGAGCATCAACGTGCCGTATGCCATCAACACCTTCAAGTTCGGGGGCGTGCAGGTCAGCGTTTCATTGCTGATCGCCGGGATTGGCACGGTGCTGGCGATTTCCGCGCTGAATCTGGTGCTGTACCGCACGGAGCTGGGCCGCGCCATCCGTGCCACGGCGCAAAATCCCCTGGGCGCGGAGTTGCAGGGCGTCAAGACCGCCAACATTCAGGCCATCGTGTTCGGCCTGGGCGTCTCGTTCGCGGCCATCGCGGGCGTGCTGCTGATGCCGCTGCTGTACACCTTTCCCACCGTGGGCGAGAACTACGTGACCAAGGCATTCATCGTGACGGTGCTGGGCGGCCTGGGCAACCTGCCGGGCGCGGTGGTGGGCGGACTGGTGCTGGGCGTGATCGAGTCGATGGGCGCCTTTTACATCAGCAACAACTACCGCGACGCCTACGGCCTGATCGTGTTCCTGCTGGTGCTGCTGCTGCGGCCTGAAGGGTTGTTCGGGAAGACGGTGAAGCGGGTATGA